The following are encoded in a window of Maridesulfovibrio bastinii DSM 16055 genomic DNA:
- a CDS encoding transposase, with amino-acid sequence KYIFELLDKINQLQQSPFTPLRTLGRTLNSWKEEVARMFRYSKNNGTTEGFHRKMKLIQRRAYGFRNFENYRLRVRILCG; translated from the coding sequence AAATATATTTTCGAATTGCTTGATAAAATCAATCAACTTCAGCAGAGTCCTTTTACTCCGCTTCGAACGCTTGGCAGAACTCTGAACAGCTGGAAAGAGGAAGTGGCCCGAATGTTTCGCTACAGCAAAAACAACGGAACAACCGAAGGATTTCATCGCAAAATGAAGCTCATCCAGAGGCGGGCATACGGGTTTAGAAATTTTGAAAATTATCGGCTGCGTGTGCGGATTTTGTGCGGGTAG